A single genomic interval of Oncorhynchus tshawytscha isolate Ot180627B linkage group LG15, Otsh_v2.0, whole genome shotgun sequence harbors:
- the LOC112264569 gene encoding extensin-2-like produces the protein MDTTALVYKILCAHNGYFELEEMRANFSTPEDDLDSVLGNQDMFTSAVFEGNKRIFAKTKMRLCRDKECNGCSNLHLCIFYLYGTCRFNEGQRCRFCHELTSEYNIRVLREHHLEKLDKRELCMLLLQNDNTLLPPVCYTYNKGSGEYGYCPDKEKCRRLHVCQRYITGTCAAEVDCDRSHDFYEPHPLNTLQQRGVPNELVASMLYTYRNNQAIQYEEGSRPVCHPPPPPPPPPPPQTYLPAHNVVQRETHYIHLQPIIVHSQVTPSMLCNFKLKSRPFVQTKPKSHTKPSSASHQSKPSKPPKPAPHQSESAKPPPPASHQSKPYKPPTPAPHQSKSSHTAPHQSKSTKPPSPAPHQSKSSKVPPPTPQQSKSSKAPPPTPQQSKSSKVPPPTPQQSKSSKAPPPTPQQSKSSKPPPPTPQQSKSSKPPPPTPQQSKSSKPSPPTPQQSKSSKPHPPAPHKSKSSQPAPHQPKTTKAPPSAR, from the exons ATGGATACAACAGCTCTGGTCTATAAGATCCTCTGTGCCCATAATGGGTATTTTGAGCTGGAAGAAATGCGTGCCAACTTTAGCACGCCAGAAGATGACCTGGATAGTGTTTTAGGGAATCAGGATATGTTTACCAGTGCTGTCTTTGAGGGAAACAAGCGGATATTTGCCAAGACGAAGATGAGATTATGCAGAGACAAGGAATGTAATGGCTGCAGCAATTTACATCTGTGTATATTCTACCTTTATGGAACGTGTCGATTCAATGAGGG ACAACGGTGCCGCTTCTGTCATGAGCTGACGTCAGAATACAACATCAGAGTCCTGAGAGAGCATCACCTGGAGAAATTGGACAAGAGGGAGCTGTGTATGTTACTACTGCAGAATGACAACACCCTCTTACCCCCA GTTTGCTACACATACAACAAAGGTAGTGGAGAGTACGGATACTGTCCTGACAAGGAGAAATGCAGAAGACTCCACGTCTGTCAGCGCTACATTACAGGAACCTGTGCTGCAGAGGTGGACTGTGACAGGTCTCACGACTTCTACGAGCCCCACCCACTCAACACCCTACAGCAGAGGGGAGTACCTAATGAACTGGTGGCATCCATGTTGTACACCTACCGCAACAACCAGGCCATTCAGTATGAGGAAGGCTCTAGACCTGTGTGtcatcctcctccaccaccaccaccaccaccacccccacaaaCATATCTCCCGGCCCACAATGTTGTCCAAAGAGAGACCCACTACATCCACTTGCAGCCAATCATAGTACACTCACAAGTGACCCCTTCAATGCTCTGCAATTTCAAGTTAAAATCACGTCCCTTTGTCCAGACCAAACCCAAGAGCCATACTAAGCCATCATCAGCTTCACACCAATCAAAACCCTCTAAACCACCTAAACCAGCTCCACACCAATCGGAGTCCGCTAAACCGCCTCCACCAGCTTCACACCAATCAAAACCCTATAAACCACCTACACCAGCTCCACACCAATCAAAATCCTCTCACACGGCTCCACACCAATCAAAATCCACGAAACCACCTTCACCAGCTCCACACCAATCAAAATCCTCTAAAGTGCCTCCACCAACTCCACAGCAATCAAAATCCTCTAAAGCGCCTCCACCAACTCCACAGCAATCAAAATCCTCTAAAGTGCCTCCACCAACTCCACAGCAATCAAAATCCTCTAAAGCGCCTCCTCCAACTCCACAACAATCAAAATCCTCTAAACCGCCTCCACCAACTCCACAACAATCAAAATCCTCTAAACCGCCTCCACCAACTCCACAGCAATCAAAATCCTCTAAACCGTCTCCACCAACTCCACAGCAATCAAAATCCTCTAAACCGCATCCACCAGCTCCACACAAATCAAaatcctctcaaccagctccacatCAACCAAAAACAACCAAAGCTCCTCCATCAGCCAGGTGA
- the pex26 gene encoding peroxisome assembly protein 26 isoform X1: protein MSNSSTSMAHTLSFGSVRQSPPLSSNFALTHGLLDSAAEQLMVQRDFQAAFDTCERGLVSLLNAEQEDSRYGELKAALCIVGIQALAELNQWPGVLAWILQHYECPEKISAKIMQMCILLYTKVGEQAMMQEAGHVWLCCPSNGRLAGFGTVAELYLLHILVPLGHMTEARELVFGEVGGIAFTEDQKQTALDIVENKENLSQEQHPSPNPNTSPVVVVAGLNTPQGAVIQKLEALLRLLNRGLSVASGGLFRLQRFFLAAVLLYMLFVRMDPDVADAEADVGRHVCSLLSSQSSELRTVKPYRLVLGHYGLKLTENQELTIDPHHVNMN, encoded by the exons ATGAGCAACTCGTCCACCTCAATGGCTCATACTCTCAGCTTCGGATCTGTCCGTCAAAGCCCCCCGCTGAGTTCAAATTTTGCACTGACACATGGACTGTTGGATTCAGCTGCCGAGCAGTTAATGGTTCAGAGGGATTTCCAAGCTGCTTTCGACACATGTGAGAGAGGTCTGGTGAGCCTTTTAAACGCGGAGCAAGAAGACAGCAG GTATGGGGAGTTGAAGGCTGCACTCTGCATTGTGGGGATTCAAGCATTGGCTGAACTCAATCAGTGGCCTGGTGTACTGGCATGGATTCTGCAACATTATGAGTGCCCTGAGAAAATATCTGCAAAAATAATGCAGATGTG CATACTCCTCTACACCAAAGTGGGTGAGCAAGCTATGATGCAGGAGGCAGGCCATGTTTGGCTGTGCTGCCCATCCAATGGGAGATTGGCAGGATTTGGGACTGTAGCAGAGCTTTATTTACTGCATATTCTAGTGCCTTTAGGTCATATGACAGAGGCACGGGAGTTGGTTTTTGGTGAGGTGGGAGGTATTGCATTCACAGAGGACCAGAAACAAACAGCACTGGATATCGTGGAGAATAAAGAGAACCTCAGCCAAGAACAACATCCAAGCCCTAATCCCAACACCAGTCCTGTGGTGGTGGTTGCTGGACTTAACACACCTCAAG GTGCTGTGATTCAGAAACTTGAGGCCTTGCTTAGGCTTTTGAACAGAGGACTATCAGTAGCCAGTGGTGGGTTATTCCGTCTTCAGAGATTTTTTCTGGCCGCGGTCCTTCTCTACATGCTTTTTGTCCGAATGGATCCAG ATGTTGCAGATGCTGAAGCAGATGTGGGACGCCATGTTTGCTCCTTACTATCGAGCCAGAGCTCAGAGCTAAGAACTGTAAAACCATACAGGCTGGTGCTGGGACATTATGGTTTAAAATTGACTGAGAACCAAGAGCTCACCATTGACCCTCACCATGTAAACATGAATTAG
- the pex26 gene encoding peroxisome assembly protein 26 isoform X2, translating into MSNSSTSMAHTLSFGSVRQSPPLSSNFALTHGLLDSAAEQLMVQRDFQAAFDTCERGLVSLLNAEQEDSRYGELKAALCIVGIQALAELNQWPGVLAWILQHYECPEKISAKIMQMCILLYTKVGEQAMMQEAGHVWLCCPSNGRLAGFGTVAELYLLHILVPLGHMTEARELVFGEVGGIAFTEDQKQTALDIVENKENLSQEQHPSPNPNTSPVVVVAGLNTPQGAVIQKLEALLRLLNRGLSVASGGLFRLQRFFLAAVLLYMLFVRMDPAHPSSFPWISQMLQMLKQMWDAMFAPYYRARAQS; encoded by the exons ATGAGCAACTCGTCCACCTCAATGGCTCATACTCTCAGCTTCGGATCTGTCCGTCAAAGCCCCCCGCTGAGTTCAAATTTTGCACTGACACATGGACTGTTGGATTCAGCTGCCGAGCAGTTAATGGTTCAGAGGGATTTCCAAGCTGCTTTCGACACATGTGAGAGAGGTCTGGTGAGCCTTTTAAACGCGGAGCAAGAAGACAGCAG GTATGGGGAGTTGAAGGCTGCACTCTGCATTGTGGGGATTCAAGCATTGGCTGAACTCAATCAGTGGCCTGGTGTACTGGCATGGATTCTGCAACATTATGAGTGCCCTGAGAAAATATCTGCAAAAATAATGCAGATGTG CATACTCCTCTACACCAAAGTGGGTGAGCAAGCTATGATGCAGGAGGCAGGCCATGTTTGGCTGTGCTGCCCATCCAATGGGAGATTGGCAGGATTTGGGACTGTAGCAGAGCTTTATTTACTGCATATTCTAGTGCCTTTAGGTCATATGACAGAGGCACGGGAGTTGGTTTTTGGTGAGGTGGGAGGTATTGCATTCACAGAGGACCAGAAACAAACAGCACTGGATATCGTGGAGAATAAAGAGAACCTCAGCCAAGAACAACATCCAAGCCCTAATCCCAACACCAGTCCTGTGGTGGTGGTTGCTGGACTTAACACACCTCAAG GTGCTGTGATTCAGAAACTTGAGGCCTTGCTTAGGCTTTTGAACAGAGGACTATCAGTAGCCAGTGGTGGGTTATTCCGTCTTCAGAGATTTTTTCTGGCCGCGGTCCTTCTCTACATGCTTTTTGTCCGAATGGATCCAG CTCATCCCTCATCTTTCCCCTGGATCTCACAGATGTTGCAGATGCTGAAGCAGATGTGGGACGCCATGTTTGCTCCTTACTATCGAGCCAGAGCTCAGAGCTAA
- the si:ch73-352p4.8 gene encoding LOW QUALITY PROTEIN: cystine/glutamate transporter (The sequence of the model RefSeq protein was modified relative to this genomic sequence to represent the inferred CDS: inserted 1 base in 1 codon) yields the protein MGIDGIQLKEEGDEVKEKKEDEVIHLRRTIGLLPAISFIIGTVVGSGIFIAPKGVLMNSGSVGLSLVVWALCGVLSTFGALCYAELGTTFTKSGGHYTYLLETLGPLPAFLRLWGEFLFIRPAVASYVSLAFGRYVVDPFFSPCAPPTALIKLVSILGVTFVVAINCWSVTLASRTQVTLTFIKMFALVLIIVPGIMALARGQTENFQNGFEIDTLTLDKLPLAFYSGLYAYGGWFYLNFVTEEVINPNRNIPLAIIFSMVTVTVCYVLVNVAYYTMMTAEELLVSDAVAVTFANRALRGLASAIPVLVAVSCLGALNGGFFGAPRMLFVGAREGHWPVLFSMIHIHRNTPLPAVLLLYPLVVVMVARGEIFQLINFASFSRWLFIAMATMGMLIHRYRFPLHPRPFKVPLAIAVTFTVVCFFIVGLSLYSDPWNTGGSCALXPVYYLTVHRSRLPTRWRKSFNYCSKQLQILLEVAQQEVQTY from the exons ATGGGCATAGATGGAATTCAGttgaaggaagagggggatgaggtgaaggagaagaaagaagatGAAGTGATCCACCTGAGGAGGACAATAGGCCTGCTTCCGGCTATCTCCTTCATCATCGGTACCGTGGTGGGCAGCGGCATCTTCATTGCACCAAAAGGGGTTCTGATGAACAGTGGTAGTGTGGGGCTGTCACTGGTGGTTTGGGCACTGTGTGGGGTCCTCTCCACCTTCG GGGCCTTGTGTTATGCTGAGCTGGGAACCACATTTACAAAGTCAGGGGGCCACTACACCTATCTGCTGGAGACATTAGGACCCTTGCCTGCGTTCCTGCGTCTCTGGGGAGAGTTTTTATTCATCAG GCCAGCTGTAGCATCCTACGTGTCCCTGGCGTTCGGACGCTATGTGGTGGATCCCTTTTTCAGCCCTTGTGCTCCTCCCACAGCACTGATTAAACTGGTCAGCATCcttggagtga CATTTGTGGTGGCGATAAACTgctggagtgtgaccctggcatCTCGCACCCAGGTCACGCTGACATTCATCAAGATGTTTGCCCTGGTCCTAATCATCGTTCCTGGCATCATGGCATTAGCCAGAG gacagacagagaactTTCAGAATGGCTTTGAGATTGATACATTAACACTGGATAAGCTACCATTGGCCTTTTATTCTGGTCTATATGCCTATGGTGGATG GTTTTATCTGAATTTTGTCACAGAGGAGGTCATTAACCCAAATAG AAACATCCCACTGGCAATCATCTTCTCCATGGTGACGGTGACTGTGTGCTACGTTCTTGTCAACGTGGCCTATTACACCATGATGACAGCAGAGGAGCTTCTTGTGTCTGACGCTGTGGCTGTG ACGTTTGCCAATCGTGCGCTTCGCGGCTTGGCCTCTGCGATTCCTGTACTGGTAGCTGTGTCCTGTCTTGGGGCGCTTAACGGTGGCTTCTTTGGAGCACCCAG GATGCTGTTCGTGGGGGCCAGGGAGGGAcactggccagtcctcttctcaaTGATCCACATCCATCGAAACACGCCTCTGCCTGCTGTTCTGCTGCTG TATCCgttggtggtagtgatggtggccAGAGGAGAGATCTTCCAGTTGATCAATTTTGCCTCCTTCTCCCGGTGGCTCTTCATTGCCATGGCGACCATGGGGATGCTCATCCATCGCTACCGCTTCCCCCTCCACCCAAGACCCTTCAAG GTGCCGCTGGCCATTGCAGTCACCTTCACAGTGGTGTGCTTCTTCATCGTTGGGCTGTCTCTGTACTCAGACCCCTGGAACACAGGGGGCAGCTGTGCTC ACCCTGTCTACTACCTGACCGTACACCGCTCACGCCTGCCCACCCGATGGAGAAAGAGCTTCA ACTACTGCAGTAAGCAGCTTCAGATACTGCTGGAGGTGGCTCAGCAGGAAGTTCAGACCTACTAA